The genomic stretch GTCCACCACCACCCCACCCCCGAGGCCCCGGTCGATGCAGCCTTGCCGGCTCGTATCCGCCGCTAGCCGCGCGCACgcagtggcagtggcagtggcCGAGACTTCGTTCTCCGGCCAGCTTGCCTTGCTAGCTGCCAAGCCGTGTCTGCGGCGCTCTCGTTGACATGTGGGGGCCATCGGACTCGGACGACAGGACGTGGTGCGCGCTGCTGGTCGGCCGCTCATCCGTCAATGTCCCAGGCGCTACGAAGGAGTAGTACGCGACTACAGCGCGTTGATGATATATAGCAGGCAACCTGCGCTAGCTGCCCGCTGGAGCGGTGTGCGGGCACGTTCGGTTCGCTCGTCGTATCCTGCCGCCGCGGACCGGACGGCCGCGAAACGACGAGGAGCCGAGAGCGAGGCCGTGACTGCAAGGACGGACGCAACGCACGCACGCCGATCAGGCTGCCTGCTGCCGCAGTACGTGCCAGGGGTATTAGGAGAGCTGTCGCGGCCGGCCGTCGCTCCCGAGTATACAGGGCCGGGTCCGTGAAAACTATCTATCCGGCCGGCGGCGTGTGCGGTGTGCCCGGCCGGCCGCCTTCGTTCGACCATTACTATCCGATCGAGTCCAAGGCCATCTCTCTCGTGCATCTTTCCGGCCGGTGCACGCAGACGCGCGGGCAAGGACGCGATGTCCTCCCCTGCCCTCCGTTAAGCAAATAGGACTAGGAGTACTCGAGTTTGGGTAGGATTCCTTGtcaatcaagaaaaaaaaaagagtttggGTAGGATTGCGGCCAAACAGAGGCAGTAAAGGCAGGGATAAAATCGACCCCAGATCCAATCGACCCCTCCAATCAATCCTCAGATCCAATCGACTCCCAGGTCGTTTTGTGCCTCCCAAACGTATCTCGAACCTGTTGTTTTCGCATCCCTTGTTTCTCCTTTCTCGTCGCCCATGAGGCTGTTACTCAGGCGGCTTATGTCCATGGATCGGCACCGGCGGCGCCGGTGCAAAATTCAAGCCGGCAATGGATTGATTGCTTCACAGGACAAACATAAGGGCTCACCTGGCCAGCAAGGTGGTAGTTGTCAGATTGGTGAAACAGAAGGGTATCCATGGCCATACCTTCCAGAGGACATCTGGCGTCATATACATTCGTAATGCCATTGCGAGATGCTGCCCGAGCCGCTTGCGTGTGTCGTGCCTTTCTATATTCGTGGAGGAGCTTCCCCAACCTTACTTTCAGTAAGCAAACATTGGACTTGAAGGCTGGTGGTACCAGGGCTGAAACTATAAGAGATTTTGCCAACAGAGTTGATCACATTATGAAGAACCACCTGGGCACCGGCGTGAAGACACTTACGCTTTTTGGTGGTCCAAACAGTGCAAGGCACCAGCGTCGTCTTGACAGTTGGCTTGAGAAGGCTGTAACACCAGGCATTGAAGAGGTCACCATTTGTCTGGATGAACAATTCACGGCTAAGAAGTACATGTTCCCGTGCTCCATTTTATCCCATGGGAATGGAGACTCCATTCGTCGTTTTAATCTTGCTCATTGTGCTTTTCGTCCAACAATTGGATTTGGTTGCTTGAGAAGTCTAGCGAGAGTACATCTGTTTTTTGTGCATATTGAAGGGGACGAGTTAGGGTGCTTTCTTTCCAATTCTTTAGCTTTGGAATTTTTGTGCCTCGATAATTGTTTCAAGTTAGTTTATGCTAAGATACCTTCCCTTCAGCGGCTAAACTATCTGTCAGTAATTAGTTGCTGCAAACTGAAAGTAATAGAAAGCAAAGCTCCAAATCTGTCCAGTTTTCACTTTGAAAGCGATCACCATGTACAAGTATCACTTGGAAAAGCATTGCAAGTGAAGAAGCTACACATTAACTGTTGGCTCTGTTTGTGTCAGTGGTGCTGAACTTGCATCTAGCACTACGCCAAAACATCCAAACAATGAGATGGCCAAGACACCATTAGTATCTAATAAATTTCTCTACCTTGATTGTTTGAGTATCACTCTTAATGGATCGACCTTTTCTCGGAGCTTTGATTATTTTTCTATGGGTTCTTTTCCTTCCTTGGAGACTTTTATCTTGGACATATCACAACAACTCAAGGAGCATCCCATCTATCAGAGAATCCGTTTTTTCCCCTTTGCGAGGACTTGGGTTTATCTAACATGCCACATGCTCAGAGCCTGGCTAAAATAATTTGTCTTAtccttggcaatggatggtCCCTTCGAGCAGGGGAGGATGAAGAAGAAAACCAGGTTGCATTTGGATGGCAGAATACTTGCAGCTGCTAAAGATGGATATGCAGGGGCTGATGATGCTGAAGTGGGTTTGTCTTTGGAAAATATGGCATTAAATTAAATTAGTTTGGAGTCTTTTTTGAAACAGCCTTCTGGCTAGCTTCCTGTTGTTGGACTTTTGAAACAGATAATTCTCATTATTtatttgtgtgtttttttttaaaaggacGCGCTGCATGCACGCATCACACATACATTGCATGCATCAGACATCGACGTGACGTGGGTCTATCTCCATCCGATCGACCATTTGTTAAACCGGTAAAGATCGTCTGTGCAAGTAAAACGACACGTATCTTGCATATTTTTTCGACAGTCATCAGTCGATCAGGGGAGGGCGGGGAGCCCAGCTAGCTGGAGAGCGAAAGAACAAACGATCGGTATACGTGCAGCGATATATAGATGATTGTTCTCGGTTGGTACGTATCAAACAACGACATGGATGCGTATCGGGCGACAATGATGAGGAGATATACACATGCCAAATGCCATGCAATGCATGCCCGGCCGGCCATCGTGCGCGCATGCAGCCAGATCTTTGTCAGCTCTTGTATTTTCTACTCCCTCATCAGTTAGCGTCGTTGGTAGCATAGCAATAGTACCGCGATGATGTGCACGCATGCACCATCTCAGAGCCCCGGGCTGGCCGCCTCTTGCGATCGAGATGCATGTCGAGGACGTACGGGAGAATGATGAGGGCAACCATGGGGGGTCATGTCATGATGAGGCTGGCCTGCATGATAGCCACAGCCCTGACGATGTGGAAGTGGAACTGTGGAAGGCACTGTTGGTCCACTCCACTGCATGCCCATGTCAGTCACCGCACGCACACCACAGTTCTAATTAATTTATTGTCAAATTAGtttctaattaggtttaaaaattcttctcacaaaataattatagtttgtataattagttttttaaaaTGTATACATGTGCTTAAATATCTTATGAGATAggggaggaactaaacaagcctacGCTTTGCCAATAGACTAGACAGGTAGCCTGACTGGGTTTATCTCTTCCAATTTCCAAACGCTTGATGGCGGAAGTGAAACTACTGGcctcatctttttttttccccGATCGCGCCACTCGCCAGCACTGCTGCTACGCCTGGAATGGAAACTTTGTGCATGCGTTTGGGTGATGGCCTGATGGGTGCACCAAAAAGGCAAAAACTCATTGCGTTAAATTTGGATTTCAAAGGGGAAAAAAGTAGAAAATTAATGATCAAATGAACAACTAACCCGGCCGGAGCTAGTAACTAGTTTCCGTACTTCTATCACTATCTGCGTTCCCCTTGCTCCTTCAGTCATGCATCCTATAGAGGGCAAGACAATCTGTTTAGGGGCAAGTGTTTATTATGCCATGTCTCTGAAACACGCATATAATTATGTAACAGAGAAAGTCatgtaaacaaaaaaaatcatccTATTTGTTTAAGCTTATCAACTAAATCTACCTACaattcaacaatatttttctctcacaacaaatcagcaaatAATACTTTTTACCACAAATTTTTAGCCAATACTTTAATAAACTCGATGTACTTTTACATGCAAAAGAACAGATGATCGATCTGCGGTTCCAATCAACAAGTCCTATAAAAAAGATGAAGACCCTTAAAGTCGATCTACTAATCAATCTACTGAATCACCTGAATTTCAGTTTCGTTCAGGGCTTGAGGCAACAAAAAGGGTCTCCTTCCTCCATCACTGTGGCGTTCTTTAGAAGATTATACTGTACTCTCTCTGTCGTGTAATACATTGTGTTCTAAGAATTTTAGGATAAATTAAGAGAGAACACAAAAGACATATGTACTCTCATTTTATTTCCTGCTTTATCATCAACGTGATTGACAATGATTAGTTGATAAATGAAAAGTATTTAACGCAAAATTAATTTTTATCCTCTTGAATGTATTATATTTGAGGATAAATATTGAAAGCT from Sorghum bicolor cultivar BTx623 chromosome 3, Sorghum_bicolor_NCBIv3, whole genome shotgun sequence encodes the following:
- the LOC8078801 gene encoding uncharacterized protein LOC8078801, with the protein product MAIPSRGHLASYTFVMPLRDAARAACVCRAFLYSWRSFPNLTFSKQTLDLKAGGTRAETIRDFANRVDHIMKNHLGTGVKTLTLFGGPNSARHQRRLDSWLEKAVTPGIEEVTICLDEQFTAKKYMFPCSILSHGNGDSIRRFNLAHCAFRPTIGFGCLRSLARVHLFFVHIEGDELGCFLSNSLALEFLCLDNCFKLVYAKIPSLQRLNYLSVISCCKLKVIESKAPNLSSFHFESDHHVQVSLGKALQVKKLHINCWLCLCQWC